From the genome of Muricauda sp. SCSIO 64092, one region includes:
- a CDS encoding AAA family ATPase, translated as MEFNGDFNFTKIRTSWTKYDIVQVMEVVHSPEILRKYVDREAKMDGRILRSFLGMKSLDHAIPEYWIDIQKYPQEKKLFALFSVIFTHGEIVKKFAEEYTGDDMKGLFVYTSGKEYTNIRSALVESGAAKPYLRKAKEVPFDFSPIFKNFEVGKLFKRVLKERITRLTKVTPNDTDFYKICLGNNFHKAMGISSNKFWSWLEGIKMTETEDNYINTVKIANFHAIHRACIDNLSSAKEVYFVGENGDGKSLVLMAIYLTFNRFFVLEHTNGEKAGKTKHILNGHSSMELLGIDSRGKKYGQKTDGYLKDLYAYGPHRARYRSSNSESYGFMSLFDNDQTLMNPISWLMNQKRTELQEHGNTTLDPKNNRGAATLFSTSFLEHMFYGLSDKNVQIRIGYNTVTFIEKGTPLHFNQLSEGYRSMVIFVSDLLCRLSSSQPEVKKVKNLYGIVLVDEIDLHLHPKWQRVLVKKLRMLLPRVQFFFTTHSPIIIESASEDAVIYRVYRNPGTGETKISSPYLKKSQLFSV; from the coding sequence ATGGAATTTAATGGCGATTTTAACTTTACCAAAATTCGAACTTCTTGGACAAAATATGACATAGTCCAGGTAATGGAGGTTGTCCACAGTCCCGAAATCCTAAGAAAATATGTGGATCGGGAAGCCAAAATGGATGGGCGCATACTTCGTTCATTTCTTGGAATGAAATCCCTTGATCATGCTATTCCCGAGTACTGGATCGATATCCAAAAATATCCCCAAGAGAAAAAACTCTTTGCTTTGTTTTCCGTAATCTTCACACATGGGGAAATCGTAAAGAAATTTGCGGAAGAGTACACTGGTGATGATATGAAGGGCCTGTTTGTCTACACATCCGGTAAGGAATACACCAATATCAGAAGTGCGCTTGTAGAGTCGGGCGCTGCCAAACCCTATCTCAGAAAGGCAAAAGAAGTTCCTTTTGATTTTTCCCCTATTTTTAAAAATTTCGAAGTTGGTAAACTATTCAAAAGAGTACTTAAAGAAAGGATTACCAGGCTCACCAAAGTGACACCAAATGACACCGATTTTTACAAAATATGCCTTGGCAACAACTTTCATAAGGCCATGGGTATTTCGAGCAATAAATTTTGGTCATGGTTGGAGGGAATCAAAATGACCGAAACCGAGGACAATTATATCAATACCGTCAAAATAGCCAATTTTCACGCTATCCACCGGGCATGCATCGACAATCTCTCCAGCGCCAAAGAAGTTTATTTTGTAGGAGAAAACGGAGATGGGAAATCCCTTGTTTTAATGGCCATTTATCTAACATTCAATCGATTTTTCGTATTGGAACATACCAATGGGGAAAAGGCCGGTAAAACAAAACATATCTTAAATGGTCATTCTTCAATGGAGCTTCTTGGGATTGACAGCCGAGGTAAAAAATATGGTCAAAAAACTGATGGCTATTTAAAGGACTTATATGCATATGGCCCCCATCGGGCGAGGTATCGGTCGTCCAATTCCGAATCGTATGGATTTATGTCCCTTTTCGATAACGACCAAACACTAATGAACCCCATTTCCTGGCTTATGAACCAAAAACGGACTGAATTACAAGAGCATGGAAATACGACTCTGGATCCCAAAAATAATAGGGGCGCCGCAACTCTGTTTTCTACATCATTTTTGGAACATATGTTCTATGGGCTGTCCGATAAAAATGTTCAAATACGAATAGGGTACAATACCGTCACTTTTATTGAAAAAGGGACTCCGCTCCATTTTAACCAGTTATCGGAGGGATACCGAAGTATGGTAATTTTTGTTTCGGATTTGCTCTGCAGACTGAGCAGCAGTCAACCCGAGGTAAAGAAAGTCAAAAACCTCTATGGAATTGTCCTGGTAGATGAAATTGACCTGCATCTCCACCCAAAATGGCAAAGGGTTTTGGTCAAAAAATTGAGGATGCTGCTACCTAGGGTGCAATTCTTTTTCACCACCCATAGTCCAATCATTATTGAAAGTGCTTCAGAGGATGCTGTTATTTATAGGGTTTATCGAAATCCTGGGACTGGGGAAACGAAAATATCTTCTCCATACCTTAAAAAGTCCCAATTATTTAGTGTTTAA
- a CDS encoding DNA adenine methylase produces the protein MHIISEETKVVLRDDVPHIVKYMGSKRELIPFLIQSINEIYEGEPICDLFAGSSILSGAIGTSVTMYSNDIQEYSSVFAKTYLGSYNWDDHGNLIDELIAFATAHVNLVKEAYPNLEFTYDDDLTLEGFNTIEKLQQDLIFFEFNDVAHHLFIKNYSGTYWSYEQCLWIDGLRIAAEKYAESSIYYPILSSIMFAMSYNAQSTGHFAQYRDASNAETMHSIILYRKKEIVTYFKRKLGEIMVFTGANHLNHQVTARDYRDCLDSIPEGTLVYADPPYSFMHYSRFYHALETLVKYDYPEVQFKGRYRNDRHQSPFCKRSEVKGAFEEMFEKIKSKKAKLVLSYSNTGMISLESLLDIAHRTFGNTYKVMVKEIDYIHSTMGRIKDKSREVTEYLVIANPV, from the coding sequence ATGCATATAATTTCCGAAGAAACCAAGGTAGTATTAAGAGATGACGTCCCCCATATCGTTAAGTATATGGGTTCCAAACGGGAGCTCATTCCTTTTCTGATCCAATCCATCAATGAAATCTATGAGGGTGAACCTATTTGCGATCTATTTGCGGGATCTTCGATCCTAAGCGGGGCCATTGGAACAAGTGTGACCATGTATTCCAATGACATTCAAGAATATTCATCCGTATTTGCCAAAACCTATTTGGGAAGTTACAATTGGGACGATCATGGAAATCTAATTGATGAATTGATAGCATTCGCCACTGCACATGTAAATCTCGTAAAGGAAGCATACCCAAATCTCGAATTTACCTATGACGATGATTTAACCTTGGAAGGATTCAATACCATTGAGAAATTACAACAGGATTTGATCTTTTTTGAATTCAATGATGTAGCGCATCATCTATTCATTAAGAATTACTCAGGGACCTATTGGTCTTATGAACAATGTCTTTGGATAGACGGATTGCGAATCGCTGCCGAAAAATATGCCGAATCGTCCATTTACTATCCCATACTTTCAAGTATCATGTTTGCCATGTCCTACAACGCTCAAAGTACAGGACATTTTGCGCAGTATCGTGATGCAAGTAATGCCGAGACGATGCATAGTATCATTCTTTATAGAAAGAAAGAGATTGTAACGTATTTTAAACGAAAGCTGGGGGAAATAATGGTGTTTACCGGTGCAAACCATTTGAATCATCAGGTTACTGCGCGGGATTATAGGGATTGTTTGGATAGTATTCCCGAGGGAACCCTGGTCTATGCAGACCCTCCGTACTCGTTTATGCACTACTCAAGATTTTACCATGCCTTGGAGACCCTGGTCAAATACGATTATCCCGAAGTTCAGTTCAAGGGACGATATAGAAATGACCGACATCAATCCCCGTTTTGTAAACGAAGTGAGGTAAAAGGAGCTTTTGAGGAAATGTTTGAAAAGATCAAAAGCAAAAAGGCCAAACTTGTCCTGAGTTACAGCAACACTGGAATGATCTCATTGGAATCCCTGTTGGATATAGCCCATAGAACTTTTGGAAATACCTATAAAGTCATGGTAAAGGAAATTGATTACATCCATAGCACCATGGGGAGGATAAAAGATAAATCCCGTGAAGTAACCGAATACCTCGTCATTGCCAATCCGGTGTAA
- a CDS encoding glycosyltransferase family 2 protein, with protein sequence MKENKKIAVVIPCYKVSRHITEVLVAVPEWIDHIIVVDDACPEGSGNMVKGLCLDKVSVICHQNNKGVGGAVLSGFRKAIEFRCDIVVKLDGDGQMCPGHIGKLIQPLLDNAADYTKGNRFHDFKALKCMPKIRLFGNSVLSFIIKAASGYWNIMDPTNGFLAISSKTLQDLNLDKIGKGYFFETDMLIHLNLVDKVVQDIPISAIYNDEISSLCIRNVVLTFPFRMMKGLIKRLLFKYYIYNFNMASIYLLVGLPLLLFGFVLGSYKWRIGAMENMENSAGTIMLAALPILLGMQFLLQAISIDIANVPKRSPSQS encoded by the coding sequence ATGAAAGAGAATAAAAAAATAGCTGTTGTTATTCCTTGTTATAAAGTTTCGAGACATATCACCGAGGTCCTCGTTGCAGTTCCAGAATGGATCGATCACATCATTGTTGTTGATGATGCCTGTCCAGAAGGGTCCGGGAACATGGTAAAAGGATTATGCCTGGACAAAGTATCGGTTATATGCCACCAAAATAACAAAGGTGTGGGTGGAGCCGTACTAAGTGGTTTCCGAAAAGCTATTGAATTCAGATGTGATATTGTGGTGAAACTGGATGGTGACGGTCAAATGTGTCCCGGTCATATTGGAAAACTCATTCAGCCTTTACTGGACAATGCAGCGGATTATACCAAAGGAAATCGATTTCACGATTTCAAAGCATTAAAATGTATGCCCAAAATCAGGCTCTTTGGTAATAGCGTTTTGTCCTTTATCATAAAAGCAGCTTCGGGATATTGGAATATTATGGATCCAACAAACGGTTTTTTGGCCATTTCTTCCAAAACACTACAGGACTTGAATTTGGATAAAATTGGCAAGGGCTATTTTTTCGAAACCGATATGCTGATCCATCTTAACCTTGTGGATAAAGTTGTTCAGGACATTCCAATTTCAGCAATTTATAACGATGAAATAAGCAGTCTTTGCATACGGAACGTTGTTTTGACCTTTCCTTTTAGAATGATGAAAGGGTTGATAAAAAGACTTCTCTTCAAGTATTATATCTATAACTTCAATATGGCTTCGATTTATTTGCTGGTAGGTTTGCCCCTGTTGCTGTTCGGTTTTGTATTAGGGAGCTATAAATGGAGAATCGGGGCTATGGAAAACATGGAAAATAGTGCAGGAACAATTATGTTGGCCGCCCTGCCCATACTACTGGGGATGCAATTTTTATTGCAGGCCATCAGTATTGATATTGCCAATGTTCCCAAAAGAAGCCCTTCCCAATCATAA
- a CDS encoding dolichyl-diphosphooligosaccharide--protein glycosyltransferase subunit STT3: protein MKKKYSTKLQDEAIPKESLRGINLPQMGVPREKKLQKIGTWIGLFAIVLFAMYLRYEDFSVWQKHKTAFQYRGEYQMANFDSYYYLQLAKDVQEGVYDGFDEKRHVPEGVERPYIPPLLALLTVTISSLTAIPLTTVAIFMPVVLSSLMAVVLFFLCRGLRLNRISALSAALFSIISLTYVVRTRIGVFDTDCLNVVFLVLNSYLFLQFGQLEDYRRYRFLAFGFVCTVLYFLWWDTANSVVLLSALVPLSVALLFFYKTKKPFVKYGFLAMAILLGLYVTKDQVFSLFELLLGTTTDFPNNLGISELDKVSLDGFIEKTTDNRFVFFLMLAGFVLMIWKLRVKTLFLAMPILLAVLPFIAGNRFIIFSAPIMALTIGYVIQLLFDFKGKLKPALIYGTTLIIVLIGVFSTYGTITKKYEKAAVFENRALLDALENNTLAQSNIWTDQDLGYQIQYYLDRGTFLDGGFSPELSYYLYFPLAVEDLSLAANYMQFYSVHGPQGMRDLYALFPSISETFLFLGHVLSQTPEKAAQWLRTGQRNGRLPKTDKFTTVEEWLSFLYPEQKKDMYLFMYYKMTQTASWFKQGHSDLETGKTMGLPLFLTFTGLKERGQEITNHQISLDTRSGTANYLNQKRYFQSLSTFDGIRANSKTFPAQTSLQGTADNRFVFQWNKNAGFGAAMSKEMANTTLVKLYLLQQESLYFEPVSIHTPAYQIWKIKGDVYERE from the coding sequence ATGAAAAAAAAGTATAGTACCAAGCTTCAGGATGAAGCTATACCAAAAGAGAGTTTAAGAGGGATTAATTTACCACAAATGGGTGTTCCAAGAGAAAAAAAACTTCAAAAAATCGGAACCTGGATCGGACTGTTCGCCATTGTTCTTTTTGCCATGTATTTACGCTATGAAGACTTTTCCGTTTGGCAAAAGCATAAAACCGCTTTTCAGTATCGCGGCGAATACCAAATGGCCAATTTTGACAGCTATTATTATTTGCAACTCGCCAAGGATGTACAGGAAGGGGTCTATGATGGTTTTGATGAAAAAAGACATGTTCCCGAAGGTGTGGAGCGCCCTTACATCCCTCCCCTACTGGCCTTGTTAACAGTAACGATCAGTAGTTTAACCGCCATTCCCCTAACTACGGTCGCCATTTTTATGCCGGTAGTCCTATCCTCCCTAATGGCGGTCGTCCTATTTTTCTTGTGCCGGGGATTGCGTCTGAACCGGATTTCGGCACTATCCGCCGCCCTTTTTTCGATAATTTCCCTGACCTATGTTGTTAGAACGCGCATAGGGGTATTTGACACCGATTGTTTGAATGTTGTTTTTCTGGTCCTTAACAGTTATTTGTTTTTACAATTTGGCCAACTAGAGGATTACCGGCGTTATCGATTTCTGGCCTTCGGATTTGTGTGCACCGTTTTATATTTCCTATGGTGGGACACCGCAAATAGTGTAGTTCTCTTATCGGCCCTAGTGCCTTTGTCGGTAGCATTGCTCTTTTTTTATAAAACCAAAAAACCATTTGTTAAATATGGGTTTTTGGCGATGGCCATTTTATTGGGATTGTATGTTACCAAAGACCAGGTCTTTTCCCTTTTTGAATTGCTGTTGGGTACAACCACGGATTTTCCAAACAATTTAGGTATAAGTGAATTGGATAAGGTAAGCCTGGATGGTTTTATAGAAAAGACAACCGACAATCGATTTGTTTTTTTCCTGATGTTGGCAGGCTTTGTCCTAATGATCTGGAAACTTAGGGTAAAGACACTGTTTCTTGCCATGCCCATTTTGCTGGCCGTCCTGCCTTTTATTGCAGGTAATCGCTTTATTATATTTTCAGCCCCTATTATGGCGCTGACAATTGGGTATGTTATCCAGTTGTTATTTGATTTTAAGGGTAAACTAAAACCAGCCCTTATTTATGGAACAACCCTAATCATTGTGCTGATAGGTGTTTTTTCAACTTATGGTACCATTACCAAAAAGTATGAAAAGGCTGCGGTGTTCGAAAATAGAGCGTTGTTGGATGCCTTGGAAAACAATACCCTGGCGCAGTCCAATATCTGGACGGATCAGGATTTGGGCTATCAAATTCAGTACTATTTGGATCGGGGCACTTTTCTTGACGGTGGATTTTCCCCGGAGCTTTCCTATTATCTATATTTCCCATTGGCAGTTGAAGACTTGTCCCTAGCAGCAAATTATATGCAGTTTTATAGCGTGCATGGTCCCCAAGGCATGCGTGATCTTTATGCTCTGTTTCCCAGTATTAGCGAGACTTTTTTGTTTTTAGGACACGTATTGTCCCAGACTCCGGAAAAGGCGGCACAATGGTTAAGGACAGGGCAACGGAACGGTCGCCTTCCCAAAACGGATAAATTCACCACTGTGGAAGAATGGTTGTCCTTTTTATACCCTGAACAAAAGAAGGACATGTATTTGTTCATGTATTATAAAATGACACAGACCGCTTCCTGGTTCAAGCAAGGGCATTCGGATTTGGAAACAGGAAAAACAATGGGACTCCCCCTTTTCCTGACCTTTACCGGTCTTAAGGAGCGTGGGCAGGAAATAACAAACCATCAGATTAGTTTAGACACGCGAAGCGGTACGGCAAATTATCTTAATCAAAAAAGGTACTTTCAATCCCTGTCCACTTTTGACGGTATTCGGGCCAACTCAAAAACGTTCCCTGCCCAAACCTCATTACAGGGTACCGCGGACAACCGTTTTGTGTTTCAATGGAACAAAAATGCTGGTTTTGGTGCCGCCATGTCCAAGGAAATGGCCAACACAACATTGGTAAAGCTGTATCTGTTGCAACAAGAATCCCTTTATTTCGAGCCTGTTTCAATACACACCCCTGCTTACCAAATCTGGAAAATAAAAGGAGACGTTTATGAAAGAGAATAA
- a CDS encoding glycosyltransferase family 2 protein — protein sequence MENQRNKAMIAPEIVVDKTTPITKNIDASPMEVSIVMPCLNEAETLAICIKKAQDFLKKNNILGEVIISDNGSADGSIKIAEKLGVKVVHAKLKGYGAALREGINNAVGRYVIMGDSDDSYDFSNLMPFIEKLREGNDLVMGNRFKGGIAKTAMPFLHKYVGNPMLSFIGRLFFKVKIGDFHCGLRAFRKTAYEKMNLKTIGMEFASEMVVKASLMKMRISEVPTTLSPDGRSRPPHLRTFRDGWRHLRFLLMFSPKWLFLIPGISLLIISSIGGGLILMGPIQIGNVGFDIHTLIVLSFVFLVGIQFIFFHVFVKTFRVTSGLLPGSNGLYRFYRIFTLEKGICTGLVVLLLGMVLFVINFLLWGNTGFSELQPTFFVKKILLSTVPIILGIQIILYSFILSLISVVSK from the coding sequence ATGGAAAATCAAAGGAACAAGGCAATGATAGCACCAGAAATAGTTGTGGATAAAACTACGCCCATAACCAAAAATATTGATGCTTCACCTATGGAAGTATCCATTGTAATGCCATGCCTTAATGAGGCGGAAACATTGGCCATCTGTATAAAAAAGGCCCAGGATTTCCTTAAAAAGAACAACATTTTAGGAGAAGTGATCATTTCTGATAACGGAAGTGCGGACGGTTCCATAAAGATTGCCGAAAAATTGGGGGTGAAAGTGGTCCATGCAAAACTAAAGGGCTATGGTGCGGCCTTACGGGAGGGTATAAACAATGCTGTAGGAAGGTATGTGATCATGGGCGATTCCGATGATAGTTATGATTTCTCAAACTTAATGCCATTCATTGAAAAGTTAAGGGAGGGAAATGATCTGGTGATGGGAAACAGGTTTAAGGGCGGCATTGCCAAAACTGCGATGCCCTTTCTGCACAAATATGTAGGCAACCCAATGCTATCATTTATTGGCCGATTGTTTTTTAAGGTCAAGATCGGGGATTTCCACTGTGGTTTACGGGCATTCAGGAAAACAGCGTACGAAAAAATGAACCTTAAGACCATAGGTATGGAATTTGCCTCTGAAATGGTTGTCAAAGCTTCCCTGATGAAAATGAGGATATCGGAAGTACCCACCACCTTATCCCCTGATGGAAGGTCCCGCCCTCCACATTTGCGCACCTTTAGGGATGGATGGAGGCATTTGCGGTTTTTATTGATGTTTTCCCCTAAATGGTTATTCTTGATTCCCGGCATTTCGTTGTTGATCATATCGTCCATAGGTGGAGGATTGATACTTATGGGCCCCATTCAAATAGGCAATGTGGGTTTCGATATTCACACATTGATCGTGCTATCCTTTGTTTTCCTTGTAGGAATACAATTTATATTCTTTCACGTCTTTGTAAAAACATTCAGGGTCACAAGCGGCTTATTGCCCGGAAGCAATGGACTATACCGTTTCTATCGCATATTCACATTGGAAAAAGGAATATGTACCGGATTAGTTGTCCTACTTCTTGGGATGGTATTGTTTGTAATCAATTTTCTTTTGTGGGGGAATACGGGGTTTTCAGAATTGCAGCCTACATTTTTTGTAAAGAAAATATTGCTTTCCACAGTCCCGATCATTCTGGGAATCCAAATCATTCTTTACAGTTTCATCCTAAGTCTAATTTCAGTTGTAAGTAAATAA
- a CDS encoding STT3 domain-containing protein, which translates to MKPSAQVNPPQQSKDFLATSRQKSIATIMALALIVALSIFLRYEDFIDWQKNKPVFQYQGEYIMGSLDAYINLQHAKDIDEGTYDSLDEKRNVPNGAVRPAIPPLLSVITVAIHRITGIPLSTVALFITIILSAFIVPLIYDLARKLAFSRIGGLVAAFFSAISITDISRTRIGFFDTDCLNVVFVLLNCYLFLCFAQSQNNRRFRFLLLAILNTFLFYTFWYNASSVVIFSFLVPLFVAFIFYFDTKHKRYVYGFLALLGGGGLFVVKEEIVNIMNLVLGNKQNSFHLQDIIGELVPVGMTEYMETTYANSFLYLLIIVGLVHFFLKQKRKALFFVVPIGLGLLPFFAGNRFLIFASPILALGIGSLVELLFQMTPRKHTKFVYLACAFLMGLGLYSNYNKIIHKMHQVPFVKSKALLGPLERFTPENANIWTNWGIGHQIHYYLDKNTYADGEFGGEINYYLHFPLAADNFALSANFMRFYGKHGKEGMKKLYVLFGTEAKAFAFLKTILSKDIEGAMPILDSGLADGEYPKVEGLETSQEWTSFLYPDQTEDIYLFLHQLILQTPSWFKQGTVDLETGVLKGEAFFQSFSNLQKNDGSIFSNEFKLDLKTGQALTRTGGRFLFQNILTHDGKALKKTPLPKASRHNPSPYTFIWNSKTRFGAIISKDVAKTTLMRLFMQEDGDGYFEPVSLNTPHYQIWKIKGTRQ; encoded by the coding sequence TTGAAACCATCAGCCCAAGTTAACCCACCCCAACAATCAAAGGATTTTTTAGCAACAAGTCGCCAAAAGTCCATAGCTACCATAATGGCATTGGCCCTCATTGTGGCACTTTCCATTTTTTTGCGCTATGAGGATTTTATCGACTGGCAAAAAAACAAGCCCGTTTTTCAATACCAAGGGGAGTACATTATGGGAAGTCTTGATGCCTATATCAACCTCCAACATGCCAAAGATATCGATGAAGGAACCTATGATTCGTTGGATGAAAAGCGTAATGTGCCCAATGGGGCGGTAAGGCCGGCCATACCCCCACTATTGTCCGTGATTACCGTGGCCATACACAGAATAACGGGCATTCCGCTTTCCACTGTTGCCTTGTTCATCACGATTATTTTATCCGCGTTCATTGTCCCCCTAATCTATGACTTGGCCCGAAAATTAGCTTTTAGCCGAATAGGGGGACTGGTTGCCGCTTTCTTTTCCGCCATCTCCATTACGGATATCTCCAGAACACGTATCGGTTTTTTTGATACCGATTGCCTTAATGTGGTTTTTGTACTCCTTAACTGTTATTTGTTCCTATGCTTTGCCCAATCGCAAAATAACAGACGTTTCCGGTTTTTGTTACTGGCCATTTTGAACACTTTTTTATTTTACACCTTTTGGTACAACGCAAGCAGTGTTGTCATTTTTTCATTTCTGGTCCCTCTTTTTGTTGCCTTCATTTTTTATTTCGATACCAAACATAAACGGTACGTATATGGTTTCCTGGCACTACTTGGCGGGGGCGGTTTGTTCGTGGTGAAAGAAGAGATTGTCAATATCATGAATTTGGTTCTTGGAAACAAACAAAATTCTTTTCACCTGCAGGACATTATTGGGGAATTGGTGCCCGTGGGGATGACCGAATACATGGAGACCACCTATGCCAACAGTTTTCTATATCTGCTGATCATAGTGGGGCTCGTCCATTTTTTCCTAAAACAAAAACGAAAGGCCTTATTCTTTGTGGTGCCTATAGGATTGGGCCTATTGCCGTTCTTTGCGGGAAACCGTTTTTTAATCTTCGCCTCGCCAATATTGGCATTGGGCATAGGCTCCCTTGTGGAACTTCTCTTCCAAATGACCCCTCGGAAGCATACCAAATTTGTGTATCTGGCCTGCGCTTTCCTTATGGGTCTGGGTCTTTACAGCAACTATAACAAGATTATCCACAAGATGCATCAAGTCCCTTTTGTAAAAAGCAAGGCCCTTTTGGGTCCGCTGGAAAGGTTCACTCCAGAAAATGCCAATATCTGGACCAATTGGGGCATCGGCCACCAAATCCATTACTATTTGGACAAAAACACTTACGCCGACGGGGAATTCGGTGGGGAAATCAACTACTACCTGCATTTCCCCCTGGCAGCGGACAATTTTGCCCTCTCCGCGAACTTTATGAGGTTTTATGGCAAACATGGCAAGGAAGGCATGAAAAAGCTTTATGTGCTTTTTGGGACCGAGGCCAAAGCCTTTGCATTCCTCAAAACCATACTTTCCAAAGATATTGAAGGTGCCATGCCCATATTGGATTCCGGTCTTGCGGACGGGGAATATCCAAAAGTTGAAGGATTGGAGACCTCCCAGGAATGGACATCATTCCTATATCCCGATCAAACCGAGGACATTTACCTCTTTCTACATCAACTTATATTGCAGACCCCGTCATGGTTCAAACAAGGTACGGTAGACCTGGAAACCGGAGTTCTGAAGGGTGAGGCCTTTTTCCAATCCTTTTCCAACCTGCAGAAAAACGATGGCTCAATTTTCAGTAACGAGTTCAAATTGGACTTAAAAACGGGACAGGCACTCACGAGGACGGGAGGCAGGTTCCTCTTTCAGAACATCTTGACCCACGATGGCAAGGCGTTGAAAAAAACACCACTCCCTAAAGCAAGTCGGCACAACCCATCCCCCTACACCTTTATATGGAACAGCAAAACCCGTTTTGGGGCCATCATCTCCAAGGATGTGGCGAAGACCACATTGATGCGGCTGTTCATGCAGGAAGACGGTGATGGATATTTTGAACCGGTATCCTTGAACACACCACACTACCAAATATGGAAAATCAAAGGAACAAGGCAATGA
- a CDS encoding glycosyltransferase family 2 protein, with amino-acid sequence MGRHTFIIPVYKEPPYLEMCIMSLKKQIVASDIVMTTATPMLSTRELAKKYGIPYYVNTQEKTGIANDWNFALSMANSDYVTIAHQDDVYAPNYVEEVMKCVEGSSIVFTDYWDVVNGNCKKNTLNAIVKKISLFPFLIKSSYKSKLLKRLVLIFGSSICCPTVTYNTKILKGFSFSPHFRFALDWIAWLEIAKMDGRFTYIRKKLVKHRIHVGSETSATLASGVAQIEEFEILKRIWGGAIAKLLTKVYAIIRKADLSSIT; translated from the coding sequence ATGGGGAGACACACATTTATAATTCCGGTTTATAAAGAACCGCCCTATTTGGAGATGTGCATCATGAGCTTGAAAAAGCAAATTGTGGCCAGTGATATTGTGATGACAACCGCTACACCTATGTTAAGCACAAGGGAGTTGGCAAAAAAATACGGGATACCCTATTATGTCAATACCCAAGAAAAAACGGGAATCGCCAACGATTGGAATTTTGCGCTTTCAATGGCCAATTCCGACTATGTGACCATTGCGCACCAAGATGATGTTTATGCGCCCAATTATGTGGAAGAAGTGATGAAATGCGTAGAAGGAAGTTCCATAGTTTTTACGGATTACTGGGATGTGGTCAATGGTAACTGCAAAAAGAACACGCTCAATGCCATCGTCAAAAAAATATCGCTATTTCCATTTCTTATCAAGTCATCATATAAAAGCAAATTGCTAAAAAGACTGGTGTTGATTTTTGGCAGTTCCATTTGTTGTCCTACAGTGACCTATAACACCAAAATCCTAAAAGGATTTTCGTTTTCCCCCCATTTTAGATTTGCGTTGGATTGGATAGCCTGGCTGGAGATAGCCAAAATGGATGGACGTTTTACGTACATCCGCAAAAAACTGGTAAAACACCGCATTCATGTTGGGTCCGAAACCTCTGCAACCCTAGCCAGTGGAGTTGCACAAATTGAAGAATTCGAAATTTTGAAACGGATTTGGGGCGGTGCAATTGCCAAACTTTTAACAAAAGTATACGCTATTATACGCAAGGCGGACCTGAGCAGCATTACTTGA
- a CDS encoding class I SAM-dependent methyltransferase — protein MATDYNTIAKEYQASKMQPWRKHIEGFSLFKLTGDLSNQTVLDLACGEGFYTRQLKLRGARHVEGVDISKAMIQLARKAEDRNPLGITYHEHDALTLVLPKKFDLITASYLLNYAKTPEELIQFGKVISNHLKPGGRFVTINSNPDYKAPLGTLHKYGFTRENKSHSEGGEIIYRFFSSDGSHIDVINYHLEKLTHEIALKKAGLSNIQWHTIELSPEGKEEFGIDFWQSILETQPVIGLSCAKSF, from the coding sequence ATGGCAACAGACTATAATACCATTGCAAAGGAATATCAAGCATCGAAAATGCAACCCTGGCGAAAACATATCGAGGGGTTTTCTTTGTTCAAATTGACGGGGGATTTATCAAACCAGACGGTACTTGACCTGGCCTGCGGAGAAGGTTTTTATACCAGGCAATTAAAATTAAGGGGTGCACGCCATGTTGAAGGGGTCGATATTTCAAAAGCAATGATCCAGCTCGCAAGAAAGGCCGAAGACCGGAATCCACTTGGAATTACATATCATGAGCACGATGCCTTGACTCTAGTGTTGCCTAAAAAATTTGACCTTATCACCGCTTCCTATTTGCTTAATTATGCCAAGACCCCTGAAGAATTGATCCAATTTGGAAAGGTCATTTCAAATCATTTAAAGCCTGGGGGCCGTTTTGTTACAATTAATAGCAATCCCGATTATAAAGCCCCTTTGGGTACATTGCACAAATATGGATTTACACGGGAAAACAAAAGTCATTCGGAGGGAGGGGAAATCATATATCGCTTTTTCTCATCAGACGGGAGCCATATCGATGTGATCAATTACCACCTCGAAAAATTGACGCACGAAATTGCTTTGAAAAAAGCAGGATTGTCAAACATTCAGTGGCACACCATCGAATTGTCCCCAGAAGGAAAAGAAGAGTTTGGAATTGACTTTTGGCAATCAATTCTAGAAACGCAACCCGTGATTGGCCTTTCCTGTGCTAAAAGTTTTTAA